One segment of Panicum virgatum strain AP13 chromosome 1K, P.virgatum_v5, whole genome shotgun sequence DNA contains the following:
- the LOC120705255 gene encoding taxadiene 5-alpha hydroxylase-like, translating into MDMGDPSLVVAAVAVALSLVFLVVAARASRKPGKLPLPPGSMGLPVIGQSLGFLRALRSNTAEQWIQERVERYGPVSKLRLFGTRTVMLTGPAANKFVFTSASLGTEQPQSTRRIVGERQILELMGADHKRVRGALLEFLKPDMLRLYVGKIDGEVRRHLDEYWAGRATVTVMPLMKRLTFDIISLLLFGLERGAVREALFDDFEHVLDGVWSVPLDLPFTAYRRSLRASASARRVIAGITRETKAKLERGEASRSSDLVACLLSLTDGSGARLLSDQEVVDNAMASMIAGHDTSSILLAFLIRQLADDPDTLAAMVHEHEEIAKSKGDGDTLTWEDLSNMKFTWRAAQEMLRLVPPIFGTFRTALKDIEFNGYLIPKGWKVLWTAPATHMDGSIYPEPAKFNPSRFENPTAPPCSFVAFGGGPRICVGMEFARIETLVAMHYLVRRFSWKLCCKENTFVRNIQPWPLHGLPVQLEQKAAKSP; encoded by the exons ATGGATATGGGCGATCCCTCCCTTGTGGTGgcggccgtcgccgtggccTTATCCCTTGTGTTCCTTGTCGTAGCGGCGAGGGCCAGCAGGAAGCCAGGCAAGCTGCCGCTGCCCCCCGGGTCGATGGGCCTGCCGGTGATCGGGCAGAGCCTGGGCTTCCTCCGCGCGCTGCGCTCCAACACAGCAGAGCAGTGGATTCAGGAGCGCGTGGAGCGGTACGGGCCGGTGTCCAAGCTGAGGCTCTTCGGCACCCGCACGGTGATGCTCACGGGGCCCGCGGCCAACAAGTTCGTCTTCACCAGCGCGTCGCTGGGGACGGAGCAGCCCCAGTCGACGCGGCGGATAGTCGGGGAGAGGCAGATCCTGGAGCTCATGGGCGCCGACCACAAGCGCGTCCGCGGCGCGCTGCTCGAGTTCCTCAAGCCGGACATGCTGCGGCTGTACGTGGGCAAGATCGACGGCGAGGTGCGGCGCCACCTCGACGAGTACTGGGCCGGCCGGGCCACCGTCACGGTGATGCCGCTGATGAAGAGGCTCACGTTCGACATCATCTCCCTGCTGCTCTTCGGCCTGGAGCGAGGCGCCGTCCGGGAAGCCCTCTTCGACGACTTCGAGCACGTCTTGGATGGCGTGTGGTCCGTCCCCCTGGACCTGCCCTTCACGGCGTACCGCCGGAGCCTCAGGGCCAGCGCCAGTGCTCGCCGGGTGATCGCCGGGATCACGCGGGAGACCAAGGCCAAGCTGGAGCGGGGCGAGGCCTCCCGGAGCAGCGACCTCGTCGCGTGCCTGCTCAGCTTGAccgacggcagcggcgcgcggctgCTGAGCGATCAGGAGGTCGTGGACAACGCCATGGCCTCCATGATCGCCGGCCACGACACGTCCTCCATCCTTCTCGCCTTCCTCATCCGCCAGCTCGCCGACGATCCTGACACGCTCGCCGCCATGGTCCACG AGCACGAGGAGATCGCCAAGAGCAAGGGCGACGGCGACACCCTGACCTGGGAGGACCTGTCTAACATGAAGTTCACGTGGCGCGCCGCGCAGGAGATGCTCCGGCTGGTGCCCCCGATCTTCGGCACCTTCAGGACAGCGCTCAAAGACATcgagttcaacggctacctcatcCCCAAAGGGTGGAAGGTGCTCTGGACGGCGCCCGCCACGCACATGGACGGGAGCATCTACCCCGAGCCGGCCAAATTCAACCCGTCCCGCTTCGAGAACCCGACGGCGCCGCCTTGCTCCTTCGTCGccttcggcggcggcccgaggaTCTGCGTCGGCATGGAGTTCGCCAGGATCGAGACGCTGGTGGCCATGCATTACCTGGTGAGGCGCTTCAGCTGGAAGCTCTGCTGCAAGGAGAACACCTTCGTCAGGAACATCCAGCCGTGGCCGCTGCACGGCCTGCCCGTACAACTTGAGCAAAAGGCAGCAAAATCGCCATGA